The proteins below come from a single Malus sylvestris chromosome 3, drMalSylv7.2, whole genome shotgun sequence genomic window:
- the LOC126616487 gene encoding vicilin Jug r 6.0101-like, with protein sequence MELKSKVFVVFLLLSAFVLSAFAAAVVLEDPELKQCQHQCKHQRGFDERQKQQCERKCEDYIKQKREQEEQRRRSEGGGGRGGEGGSFYTREREEFEGRGQQQQQQQGDENPYFFEDQHFETRIQTEEGRVQVLQKFNERSDLLRGIENFRVGFLVTEPHAFVAPTHLDADSILFVFQGRPTISTVRGAKKESYNLERGDLFRIPAGTPFYVLNRDENEKLHIVELFKTVSTPGEYAAFHSAGGQDPESFFRAFSPEVLQAAFKTDRNKLDRLFGQQRRGSIIRASKEQVQRMSQQHGHGGGKGIWPLPFHGGDESSSKDSFNLFKKHPSHENKFGRLFEADFNDFKQLQEFNLVVSFANITRGGMAGPYFNSRATKISVVLDGEGYFEMACPHVDSRGRQRQSSGRSQQRQKSSPTYQRMSGDLRRGAVFVAPAGHPFTTIASRNNNLQVLCFEVNAHDNIRFPLVGKNNVVSQFDRQAKELSFNVPASEVESIFNNQKDELFFEGPNDQLEHGRAYA encoded by the exons ATGGAGTTGAAAAGCAAGGTTTTCGTGGTTTTCTTGCTGTTGTCTGCTTTTGTTCTAAGTGCTTTTGCGGCCGCTGTGGTTTTGGAAGATCCGGAGCTGAAGCAGTGCCAGCACCAGTGCAAACACCAACGAGGGTTTGATGAGAGGCAGAAGCAACAGTGCGAGAGGAAGTGCGAGGACTACATTAAGCAGAAGAGGGAGCAGGAGGAGCAGCGGCGGAGGTCGGAAGGCGGAGGAGGAAGAGGGGGAGAAGGGGGAAGTTTTTACAcacgagagagagaggagttcGAGGGGCGAGGGcaacagcagcaacaacaacaaggagACGAGAATCCTTACTTCTTCGAAGACCAGCATTTCGAGACGAGAATTCAAACCGAGGAAGGTAGGGTTCAGGTTCTGCAGAAATTCAACGAAAGGTCTGATCTTCTGCGTGGGATTGAGAACTTTCGAGTCGGGTTTCTTGTCACGGAGCCTCATGCATTCGTTGCTCCGACTCATCTTGATGCGGATAGTATCCTATTTGTTTTCCAAG GCCGACCAACAATTAGTACGGTGAGGGGGGCGAAGAAAGAGAGCTACAATCTTGAACGTGGAGATCTCTTTAGGATTCCAGCAGGCACCCCATTTTATGTGCTCAATAGAGACGAGAATGAAAAGCTCCATATTGTCGAACTCTTCAAAACAGTCTCTACCCCCGGAGAGTATGCGGCGTTTCACTCAGCCGGAGGCCAAGACCCCGAATCCTTTTTCAGAGCATTCAGCCCCGAAGTTCTTCAAGCCGCTTTTAAG ACGGATAGGAATAAGTTGGATAGGCTATTTGGGCAGCAGAGGCGAGGCAGCATCATAAGGGCCTCCAAAGAACAAGTACAGAGAATGAGCCAGCAGCATGGTCACGGTGGCGGCAAAGGCATTTGGCCGCTGCCTTTCCATGGCGGTGATGAATCATCTTCAAAAGATTCATTCAATCTTTTCAAGAAGCATCCTTCTCATGAAAACAAATTCGGCCGTCTATTTGAAGCTGATTTCAACGACTTCAAGCAGCTTCAGGAGTTTAACCTCGTCGTCTCATTTGCTAACATCACCCGG GGTGGAATGGCCGGTCCATATTTCAACTCAAGGGCTACGAAGATATCAGTTGTGCTAGATGGCGAAGGCTACTTTGAAATGGCATGTCCACATGTTGACTCAAGGGGTCGACAACGTCAGTCCAGTGGAAGGTCACAGCAGAGACAAAAGAGCAGCCCAACTTACCAAAGGATGAGCGGAGACTTGCGACGCGGAGCGGTGTTCGTTGCCCCCGCCGGCCATCCTTTCACAACCATTGCCTCAAGGAACAACAACCTCCAAGTCCTCTGCTTCGAGGTCAACGCTCATGACAACATCAGGTTCCCACTGGTAGGGAAGAACAATGTGGTGAGCCAGTTTGACAGGCAAGCCAAGGAGCTGTCGTTTAATGTGCCGGCGAGTGAGGTGGAAAGTATTTTCAACAACCAGAAAGATGAACTGTTTTTCGAAGGACCAAATGATCAGCTTGAGCATGGCCGGGCTTATGCATGA
- the LOC126614310 gene encoding uncharacterized protein LOC126614310, protein MGWKAAEKLIRHWKILRGDNVMITRGKDKGETGVIKRVIRSQNRVIVEGKNLVKKHIKQGQGHEGGIFTVEAPLHASNVQVVDPVTGRPVKVGVRYLEDGMKVRVSRGLGASGSIIPRPEILKIRTTPRPTVAGPKDTPMDVVFEKTYDAKTGKGMPEL, encoded by the exons ATGGGTTGGAAAGCGGCCGAGAAACTCATTAGGCACTGGAAGATTCTCAGAGGAGATAAT GTGATGATAACAAGAGGCAAAGACAAGGGCGAGACGGGTGTCATCAAGCGAGTCATTCGCTCTCAGAATCGTGTCATCGTAGAAGGCAAAAATCTG GTAAAGAAACATATCAAGCAAGGCCAAGGTCATGAAGGTGGGATTTTTACTGTTGAAGCACCTCTCCATGCCTCAAATGTTCAAGTTGTTGATCCAGTGACAGG GAGGCCTGTTAAGGTTGGTGTGAGATATCTCGAGGATGGAATGAAAGTTCGAGTATCTAGGGGATTAGGCGCGTCGGGATCTATAATCCCTCGTCCTGAGATCTTGAAGATAAGGACTACTCCAAGACCTACAGTTG CTGGCCCCAAGGACACTCCGATGGATGTCGTGTTCGAGAAGACTTACGATGCTAAGACGGGGAAGGGCATGCCTGAACTTTGA
- the LOC126616145 gene encoding non-specific lipid transfer protein GPI-anchored 16-like yields MESFKDCRLSLIPITLLIISLRLVNGQISTPCTASMISSVTPCANYITGSTSNGGSPTPGCCSSLKSLMGTGMDCACLLITGGVPVQLPINRTLALSLPRACKMGGVPVQCKASGSPLPAPGPSLLGPTPPPTVSSSPRASKAVASGPAPESGTSDDLQPASPSDESEAPTQSTQGIGRPQLTPSASSLSYVSPPSVLLIMLGIMVFNSY; encoded by the exons ATGGAATCATTCAAGGATTGTCGATTAAGTCTAATCCCAATTACCCTCCTAATCATTTCACTAAGATTGGTTAATGGGCAGATTAGTACACCATGCACGGCCTCAATGATAAGCAGCGTCACTCCATGCGCAAATTACATCACCGGGAGTACCAGCAACGGCGGGTCACCGACACCCGGATGTTGCAGTTCGTTAAAGTCGTTAATGGGCACCGGCATGGACTGTGCTTGTCTTCTTATAACTGGTGGTGTCCCTGTCCAACTGCCCATTAACCGAACCCTCGCGCTTTCTCTTCCTCGAGCTTGTAAGATGGGAGGCGTCCCAGTGCAATGCAAGG CCTCTGGTAGTCCTTTACCTGCTCCAG GTCCTTCGTTACTAGGGCCAACTCCTCCACCAACAGTTTCTTCAAGTCCAAGAG CTTCTAAGGCAGTTGCATCAGGTCCTGCACCAGAATCTGGAACATCTGATGATCTGCAGCCAGCATCTCCATCAGATGAATCAGAAGCTCCAACACAAAGTACCCAAGGAATCGGACGACCACAGCTGACCCCATCAGCATCGAGTTTATCTTATGTTTCCCCACCATCTGTCCTACTGATAATGTTGGGAATTATGGTTTTCAATTCTTACTAG
- the LOC126616906 gene encoding F-box/kelch-repeat protein SKIP30-like — MSEQLIEGLPDAVSLRCLAWVPFYLHPKLELVSRSWQAAIHSAELFRARQEVGSCEDLLCVSANEPDNLWQLYDPRRDLWITLPVLPSKIKNLSNFGTVSTAGKLFVLGGGSDAVDPQTGDHGTFSTNEVWSYDPVIRRWSPRASMLVPRAMFACCVLGGKIVVAGGLTSCRKSISLAEMYDPDNDVWAPIPDLHLSHNAACSGIVIGEKMYVLHRGLSTVQVFDNVGLQWTVEDYGWQQGPMTVIKGALYVMSHGVISRQDRESEKVLVSASEFGGRVGFAMAGLGDEIYVIGGVILSEHGTSEIKQISDVDVLTIGGERPTWRQAAPMTRCKGSVYGCAQLRI; from the coding sequence ATGTCTGAACAACTGATAGAAGGTCTCCCCGACGCTGTTTCCCTTAGGTGCCTTGCATGGGTTCCCTTCTATCTCCATCCCAAGTTGGAGCTTGTTTCTCGTTCCTGGCAAGCTGCCATTCATAGTGCTGAACTTTTTAGAGCTCGACAGGAAGTTGGCTCATGTGAGGATCTATTATGCGTGTCTGCTAATGAACCAGATAATTTATGGCAGCTATATGATCCTCGTCGAGACCTTTGGATTACACTCCCTGTTCTCCCctctaaaataaaaaacctttcCAACTTCGGCACTGTCTCAACTGCTGGAAAACTGTTTGTTCTTGGTGGTGGCAGTGATGCCGTTGACCCACAGACTGGTGACCATGGTACCTTTTCAACCAATGAGGTTTGGTCTTACGATCCTGTAATTAGGCGATGGAGCCCACGTGCATCTATGCTTGTTCCTCGTGCAATGTTTGCATGCTGTGTTTTAGGTGGAAAGATTGTTGTTGCAGGGGGTTTAACCAGCTGTCGGAAATCAATCTCTTTAGCAGAAATGTATGACCCTGATAACGATGTGTGGGCTCCAATTCCTGATCTACATTTATCTCATAATGCTGCATGCTCAGGGATAGTGATTGGAGAAAAGATGTACGTCTTGCACAGGGGTTTATCAACGGTGCAAGTCTTCGACAATGTGGGGCTTCAATGGACGGTTGAGGATTATGGTTGGCAACAGGGTCCAATGACAGTCATTAAGGGTGCACTTTATGTGATGAGCCATGGAGTTATCTCCAGGCAAGACAGAGAATCAGAGAAGGTATTGGTTTCGGCATCTGAGTTTGGTGGCAGAGTTGGGTTTGCAATGGCTGGGCTAGGAGATGAAATTTATGTGATTGGTGGGGTGATCCTCTCTGAACATGGGACCTCTGAGATCAAGCAAATATCAGACGTTGATGTTCTCACGATCGGAGGTGAAAGACCAACTTGGCGCCAGGCAGCTCCGATGACACGGTGCAAAGGAAGTGTTTATGGTTGTGCACAGTTGAGAATTTAG